Proteins encoded by one window of Vampirovibrionales bacterium:
- a CDS encoding alpha/beta fold hydrolase: MLMIESFRGYDGAALRYGRLRGEGPAESVLLYVPGLGGSVKGALAFLGALRPLFGEIYGPDLRGFGLNSHVTVPQPVHYLDDLDAFWQEKSLQTHAPVTLCAISLGAVVATHWALAHPGQFSRMMLVSPAFKPHAATFPWHYALQRLAGRLLRGESHQTTMPYTIAKLTRNPELLNAKELMFTPPTVPTDFLLATRPFADAAFQRLSELTLPTLVVVPGDDEVCDPNAMRRGYERIRAPKILHDYGGLKHDALMEPESPQIAADMAAWLQNPELCPPAIVCRP; the protein is encoded by the coding sequence ATGCTGATGATTGAAAGCTTTCGCGGATATGACGGCGCGGCCTTGCGTTACGGGCGTCTGCGCGGCGAGGGGCCGGCAGAGTCCGTGTTGCTGTATGTTCCGGGGTTAGGCGGATCGGTGAAGGGCGCGCTTGCGTTTCTCGGCGCATTACGGCCCCTCTTCGGCGAAATCTACGGACCGGATCTAAGAGGATTCGGCCTTAATAGCCATGTTACCGTGCCGCAACCCGTGCACTATCTCGACGATCTGGATGCATTCTGGCAAGAAAAAAGTCTGCAAACCCATGCGCCCGTTACTCTGTGCGCTATCAGCCTCGGGGCGGTTGTTGCGACGCATTGGGCTCTGGCGCATCCGGGGCAATTCAGCCGCATGATGCTCGTATCGCCCGCTTTCAAGCCGCATGCGGCGACATTCCCTTGGCATTACGCGTTACAGCGGCTCGCAGGACGCCTGCTGCGGGGCGAATCGCACCAGACGACGATGCCCTATACCATTGCAAAGCTCACGCGCAATCCCGAGCTGCTGAATGCGAAAGAGCTGATGTTTACGCCGCCCACCGTGCCGACGGATTTTCTGCTGGCAACGCGACCCTTCGCCGACGCCGCGTTTCAACGGCTGAGCGAGCTGACATTGCCGACGCTGGTTGTCGTCCCGGGTGACGATGAGGTCTGCGATCCCAACGCCATGCGACGCGGGTACGAGCGTATTCGCGCGCCTAAAATTCTGCACGACTATGGCGGGTTAAAACACGACGCGCTGATGGAGCCGGAATCCCCGCAAATTGCCGCCGACATGGCCGCATGGCTGCAAAACCCGGAACTTTGCCCGCCGGCAATCGTCTGTCGGCCTTGA
- a CDS encoding HU family DNA-binding protein: protein MEDSLVNKEELVQEVAKKTKYPQKQVADVISAALDAIEKSVSKGKKVTLVGFGTFERRKRSSRTGRNPQTGASIQIPAKNIPAFSAGKKFKELVSSN from the coding sequence ATGGAGGATTCTCTTGTGAATAAAGAAGAATTGGTTCAAGAAGTCGCCAAAAAAACCAAATACCCGCAAAAGCAGGTTGCTGATGTGATTTCTGCGGCCCTGGACGCCATTGAGAAATCCGTCTCTAAGGGTAAGAAAGTTACGTTGGTTGGTTTTGGAACCTTCGAGCGCCGTAAGCGCTCCTCCCGCACGGGGCGTAACCCGCAGACGGGCGCGAGCATCCAGATTCCTGCTAAAAATATTCCTGCGTTCTCGGCGGGTAAAAAATTCAAGGAGCTGGTCTCCAGCAAC